From the genome of Halomonas sp. MCCC 1A13316, one region includes:
- a CDS encoding efflux RND transporter periplasmic adaptor subunit has product MNPTPLYSLALARCLATLTGPLCLALALISGLVLGPHSRVAAQEHPAVIAARAIVEPWSDPLEALGTLRADESVTLSATVTEIVAELNFRDGEVVEAGQLLIRLEDGEEQAQLRAAQALRDERRSAVERLTQLQNRNMAPRADVEDSQARLRQVQAEIQALEARLTNYRIRAPFSGRVGFRNISAGSLVTPGTELVTLDKLDLMKLDFSVPESYLAILEPGLPLTARSAAFPDERFEGEVSSIGSRVDPVSRSITVRAKLDNPELRLRPGMLMEVVLQRNPRQAVVVPESVLVPSGDKQYVLVIDEADEHRLVRRQVRVGERRTGQAEILEGLAGGELLVSHGLQRAQEGDRVRVLGIADDDASVRQILEANRPEEDA; this is encoded by the coding sequence ATGAACCCAACGCCCCTCTACTCCCTCGCGCTGGCCCGATGCCTGGCCACGCTGACCGGCCCGCTCTGCCTGGCCCTTGCCCTGATCTCAGGCCTCGTGCTTGGCCCTCATTCGCGCGTGGCCGCCCAGGAGCATCCGGCGGTGATCGCCGCCCGCGCCATCGTCGAGCCCTGGTCCGACCCGCTGGAAGCGCTCGGCACCCTGCGGGCCGACGAGAGCGTGACGCTCTCGGCCACGGTGACCGAGATCGTTGCCGAGCTGAACTTCCGCGATGGCGAGGTGGTGGAAGCCGGCCAGCTGTTGATTCGCCTGGAGGATGGTGAGGAACAGGCCCAGCTGCGTGCCGCCCAGGCGCTGCGCGACGAACGCCGCAGCGCCGTGGAGCGCCTGACCCAGTTGCAGAACCGCAACATGGCGCCGCGCGCCGATGTGGAGGACAGCCAGGCGCGGCTGCGCCAGGTGCAGGCGGAGATCCAGGCGCTGGAGGCACGGCTGACCAACTACCGGATTCGCGCGCCGTTCTCCGGCCGGGTGGGGTTTCGCAATATCAGCGCGGGTAGCCTGGTCACGCCGGGTACGGAACTGGTCACGCTGGACAAGCTTGACCTCATGAAGCTCGACTTCAGCGTGCCCGAATCGTACCTGGCGATTCTGGAGCCGGGGCTGCCGCTGACCGCACGCAGCGCCGCCTTCCCCGACGAGCGTTTCGAGGGCGAGGTCAGCAGCATCGGCTCGCGGGTCGACCCGGTGAGCCGCAGCATCACGGTGCGGGCGAAGCTCGACAACCCCGAACTACGCCTGCGCCCCGGCATGCTGATGGAGGTGGTGCTGCAGCGCAATCCGCGCCAGGCGGTGGTAGTCCCCGAGTCGGTACTGGTTCCCAGCGGGGACAAGCAGTACGTGCTGGTGATCGACGAGGCCGACGAACACCGCCTGGTGCGGCGCCAGGTGAGAGTCGGCGAGCGCCGCACCGGTCAGGCCGAAATTCTGGAAGGGCTCGCGGGCGGTGAGTTGCTGGTCAGTCACGGCCTGCAGCGCGCCCAGGAAGGCGATCGGGTACGCGTGCTGGGTATCGCCGACGATGATGCCTCG